ACTTCAAAAAGGCAGGTATTCCCCAGCTCAGCATTGTGTTGGATGAACACACCGGTGAGGCTGGCGTCGATACCCGCATCGAAGCATTCCTGGACATGATTTGCTGGAGGAAATCATATGGCAAAGATTACTTTTCCTCACATGGGCCATACATGGGTAATATTAAAGGGGCTTTTAGAATACCTTGACCTCAGCGTGATTGTCCCTCCCGCCACCAGCAAGCGGACGCTGAGCTTGGGCGTGCAGCACGCGCCGGAGTTCGCCTGCCTGCCCCTGAAACTGAACCTGGGCAACTTGATCGAAGCCCGGGAATTGGGGGCTGACACTTTCATCATGGCAGGCGGTGTCGGGCCTTGCCGTTTCGGCCTGTATGCGCAGCTGGAAAGGGAAATACTGGAAGAGCTGGGGTACGGCTATGATTCACTGGTGCTGGAACCTCCGGAAAGAGGGATATGGCGGTTCCTGCAAAGGATTAAAAGGCTGATCGGGCCTGTTTCCTGGTTGAGGGTCATTCAAGCGATCAGGTTTGCCTATTACAAGGCCTGCCTTATTGATGACCTGGAAAGAATGGTCCAGGAAATCCGGCCGCGTGAACTGAAAAAAGGTACGGCCGATAAAGTATTCAACCACTCGCTGCTTACCATTGACCGGGCCCAAAACAGGAGTGAGTTGGAGGAAGCCTTCGGCCTGGCCAGGCAAAAACTGCTCCACGTTCCTATTGATGAAGAAAGCGGGGAAGTCCTGAAAGTGGGGCTTGTCGGCGAGATTTTTACCCTTCTTGAGCCGTTTGCAAGCCTGGAAATGGAAAAGAAGCTGGGTTATTTGGGAGCCCTGGTGACAAGGTCCATTTATTTAAGCGAATGGATTAACGAGCACCTTTTCATGGGTTTGTTCAGGAAAAAAGCAAGCCGCAAACCGTTTAAGCATTATGCCAGCCCGTTTCTCAATCACTTTGTGGGAGGACACGGGCAGGAATCCATTGGTGCGGGGGTTGCTTTCGCCGCCGAAGGATTTGATGGAGTTGTCCAGGTGGCGCCCCTTACTTGCATGCCGGAAATCGTGGCGCATACCATCTTTCCTAGGGTAAGCGAGAACTGCGGTATTCCGGTTTTAACGGTCTATGTCGATGAACAGATGGGACAGGAGGGTGTTAACACACGGCTGGAGGCCTTTATCGACCTGCTACGTGAAAAGCGCGGCAGCCTTGACCGGCGTATGACGATATGCTAGAATATTGAAAAATAATAAATGGTTTACACCTCACTCTTTGAGGGTGGGGTAGAGGTTGCGGAGAAAACAGTGTGCCATCAGTAAACCGGGGAGCGGGCAGCCATGAACCGGTTGAAAGGGGCCTTCGCCGAAGCAGTGGAGCCCGGCCGGGGCTTATCTGCTGGGGCTGCGACCGAACAGGCGCAGCACTGTCACCTGGGGTTTTCCCTTATCCTAAGGTGGAGCACTATCTCATCACAAGGGGTTGAGGTTGGCCGCTGAATGCCGCTTGTCAATGGCAGCCGGGAATTGCTTCACCTGGCTGTCAATTTGTTTAGAATTAAATAAAATGGATAGGAGAGATATAGAGGATGAAACTGCATGGCACCATGGAAATAAACAACCGGGGGCACCTGTGCATCGGCGGGTGCGATACGGTCGAACTGGCCAGGGATTACGGCACTCCCTTGTATGTTATGGACGAAAAACACATGCGCGGGATCTGCCGGGACTACTACCGTGCGTTTACTGCAAAGCATGCCAATTCGGAGGTTATCTATGCCAGCAAAGCATTTATGACGATGGCCATGGCCAGGATCATTGATGAGGAGAACCTCGGGTTGGATGTGGTTTCCGGAGGCGAGCTGTTTACGGCTATCCGGGCCGGTTTTCCGGCGGAAAGGGTCTATTTTCATGGAAACAACAAGTCTCGCGAAGAGATCCAGTTTGCGCTGAAAAGCAAAATAGGTCGTTTTGTAGTCGACAACATGTTTGAGCTGGAACTCTTAAACGAAGAAGCGACCCGCCTGGGGGAAACCGCCAGGATACTTCTCCGAATTCAACCCGGCATTGAGGCGCACACCCATGAATACATCAGGACCGGCCAGATTGATTCCAAGTTCGGTATGGCCATAGCCACGGGGCAGGCCATGGAAATAGTAAAAAAAGCGCTTAATGCCAAAGCGCTGGTTTTAAAAGGACTGCATTGCCATATTGGTTCGCAGATTTTTGAAATAGATTCTTTCCGCCATGCAGCCGATGTCATGATGTCGTTTATAAAGCAGGTGAAAGACGAAACCGGCGTCAACATGGCCGAATTGAACCTGGGCGGTGGTTTCGGCATATATTATAAGGAAGGTGATACACCGGCCCCCGTCGGCGATTTCGCCGAGGTGATCATGTCCACGATCGGCAAAAAAGCGCGGGAGTTGAAACTGCGCCATCCCAAGGTGATTGTGGAGCCGGGGCGCTCCATCGTCGGTACGGCGGGGACGACTCTTTATACGATCGGCGCGATAAAACACATCCCGGGGGTCAGGACATACGTAGCGGTTGACGGCGGTATGGGCGATAACCCCAGGCCTGCTCTATACCAGGCCAAGTATGAGGCCCTGGTTGCCAATAAAGCGAGAGAAAAGGCAGCAAAAGTTGTTTCCGTCACGGGGAAGTGCTGCGAATCCGGCGATATGTTGATCTGGGACATTCTTTTGCCTGAGGTCAGCAGCGGAGACATCCTCGCGGTTTCCAGCACGGGAGCTTATAATTATTCCATGTCCAGCAATTACAACCGCCTGCCCAGACCGGCGGTGGTCCTGGTAAAAGACGGAAAGGCGGAGATAATTGTAAAAAGAGAGACTTATCAGGACCTGGTCAGGAACGATGTGATACCGGCCCGACTACAGATAAAAGAGTGTGCGGAAGCCGCTGCCAGGTGACGTTTTCAGTATAGTATAAACTGCCGGGAACAGGACCGTTCCCGGCTTGGTTTTTAACTGCGCGTATTTATATGTTATAACCCAAGTTTAACAGATAATTAAGGCAGAAAACCCTTGAACCTTAGAGTATTCAAGGGTTTTCACTTAAAGAGGCGAGAATAAAATGTAAAAATTGTAGTCACATAAATTCCGCTATGTAAAGGCCATTCTTCATCTTCTAACATTACCGGAATGCATACAAAAACTTTAAATAATCCCGGAACGGTCAAAAGAATATTTCAACTTGCGCAGCT
Above is a genomic segment from Peptococcaceae bacterium containing:
- the lysA gene encoding diaminopimelate decarboxylase, which gives rise to MKLHGTMEINNRGHLCIGGCDTVELARDYGTPLYVMDEKHMRGICRDYYRAFTAKHANSEVIYASKAFMTMAMARIIDEENLGLDVVSGGELFTAIRAGFPAERVYFHGNNKSREEIQFALKSKIGRFVVDNMFELELLNEEATRLGETARILLRIQPGIEAHTHEYIRTGQIDSKFGMAIATGQAMEIVKKALNAKALVLKGLHCHIGSQIFEIDSFRHAADVMMSFIKQVKDETGVNMAELNLGGGFGIYYKEGDTPAPVGDFAEVIMSTIGKKARELKLRHPKVIVEPGRSIVGTAGTTLYTIGAIKHIPGVRTYVAVDGGMGDNPRPALYQAKYEALVANKAREKAAKVVSVTGKCCESGDMLIWDILLPEVSSGDILAVSSTGAYNYSMSSNYNRLPRPAVVLVKDGKAEIIVKRETYQDLVRNDVIPARLQIKECAEAAAR
- a CDS encoding CoA protein activase, with translation MAKITFPHMGHTWVILKGLLEYLDLSVIVPPATSKRTLSLGVQHAPEFACLPLKLNLGNLIEARELGADTFIMAGGVGPCRFGLYAQLEREILEELGYGYDSLVLEPPERGIWRFLQRIKRLIGPVSWLRVIQAIRFAYYKACLIDDLERMVQEIRPRELKKGTADKVFNHSLLTIDRAQNRSELEEAFGLARQKLLHVPIDEESGEVLKVGLVGEIFTLLEPFASLEMEKKLGYLGALVTRSIYLSEWINEHLFMGLFRKKASRKPFKHYASPFLNHFVGGHGQESIGAGVAFAAEGFDGVVQVAPLTCMPEIVAHTIFPRVSENCGIPVLTVYVDEQMGQEGVNTRLEAFIDLLREKRGSLDRRMTIC